TCGGTGCGAGTAGCCATCTCGCCGACGCGCCAGCGAATCCCCTGAAAGTCGCCGATTGACTGGCCGAACTGCTCGCGGCCGGAGACGTGAGCCACGGTGTCGTCGAGCGCCGCTCGCGCGATGCCGACCGCGCGGGCGGGGACGTTGACGCCCGTGTTTATCCGACCGCGCTCGACGTACGCTTCATCCTCCTCGCCCACGAGCCGCTCGGCCGGCACGCGGACGTCCGACAGCGAGACCTTGGGTGATTTGACGCTCCGCGCGCCGAGGGTCTCCCAGACGGTCTCGACGGCGAACTCGTCAGTGGGAATCAAGAATGCGCTAACGTTGTGCGGTGCGTCGCTCTCCGGGCCGGTCTTCGCGTAGGTAAGCACCGTATCGGCGTCGAAGAAATTCGTCACCCAGCGCTTGTGACCATTGAGGATCCAGTCGTCTCCGCGTCCGCCGGCGCGCTCGGCTCGTGTCTCCATCGCCAGTTTGTCGCTTCCAGCATGGTCCTCGCTGAGACCGAGCGCGCCGACGGTCTCGAAGCGCGCCATCGCGGGCAGGTACTCCGCTTTGAGTCGCTCCGAGCCGAAGCGCTCGACGACCGTCGCCACGCCGAGATGCAGCGCGAGCGCGCTCGCGACGGGCATCATCGCCGCCGCGAGTTCCTCGATGGCGATCACGAGTTCGACGAGACCCGCACCGCGACCGCCGTATTTCTCGGGTAAGGTGAGTCCCGTGAAGCGTCGCTCGCCGAGATCGGCGAGGATCTCCTCTGGATACTCCTCGTTTCGATCGAGTGCGCCGGCGCGCGGGACGACCTCGCTCCGTGCGTACTCGCGGAGTTCGTCCCGGAGATCGCACTGGGCGTCGGTGAGTTCGAAGCGCATGATGGGTATCGAACGATTCACTGCATGACGATAGGGATAGCGGCAAACGGCGGGCGAACCGGTCCGTTTGAACCCTCGGCGCTCGTCCCGTCGCCGTGAACGTCGTATTCCACCACACCGAGGACGACCCCGACTTCCACGCACGCGTCACCGGCAACATCGAGAACCTGCTGGACGACGAGACGGTCGAGACGGATTCGGTTGTACTCGTCTCGAACGGCGGCGGTATCGCGCTGCTCACCGAGGACTCACCACGGCGCGCGGCGGTCGAGGATCTCCAGAAACGTGGCGTCGCGTTCAAACAGTGCTCGAACACGCTCACGGGCATCGACATTACTGAATCGGACCTCATCGACGGCGTCGAACTCGTCTCGTCGGGCGTGGGCGAAGTCGCCCGGCTCGAAGCGGCCGGCTACGTCTACATCACGCCCTAGAGGAACAGCGCCGGGATCGTGTTCCGGAAGATGTTGAGCGAGATGATAAAGAGCAGCCCGATGACGAACCACGTGAATTTCTGCTCGTCGATCTCGATGCGCCGGAGGTAGGTTCCCAAGAGGAGGCCGACGATGGCGACGACGGCGATGATCGACCCGAGCCAGAGGCGATAGGGCGTCATCAGGTCGGTGAAAAAGGTCATGAGAACGATGCGGGTGGCGAAGATCGTGCCGAGCGCCATCGATAGCCCGCCGATGTATTTCTCGGCGTCGCGCTCGAAGGTGTGGAAGTACGCCGGCAGCACGGGGCCGAGGTTTGCGGCGGCGAGCAAGAATCCCTCGACGAGTCCGATCGCACCCAGCGCGATGGGATGGTGGGCCTCCTCGATGACGACGAAGTTCTCGACGACCTGGAAGACGACGTAGGCGAGGATGATGAGACCGATGAGAAACGGAACGAGCGGGCCGGTGCTGAACTGTGTGAGAAAGACCACGCCGATGACGGTGCCGATAATGGCGAGGATCATCAGCGGCCACTGCTCGCGGATGAATCCGATGCCGGTGCCGGTATCGCCCATCTGAAACACGTTGATGATCAGCGGCGGGACGGCGAGGACGACCACCGCGAGCGTCGGGTCGATGACGCTCACGAGGACGGGGGTAACGATGAGCGAAAACCCGAACCCAAGCATCCCCATGACCGTTCCGGCGAGGACGGCGACGCCGACGAGCAGGACGAACAGACCCTCCGAGACGTCCGATTGGATCCCCTGTGTGATGTTCTCCGTCCCCGGAAAGAGCACGATCGCCGTCGCGATGGCGGCGAAGGTCGCACCCGTCATCAGCACTTCGCGATAGTGAAAGTGGGTGAGATTGTCGATGAACTGTGCGACGTCGATGCTGGATTCGCGTGTTCCCATTCGATGAATACTCCTCGAAGATGGCCGACAGCGTGCCGACCGCACTTACCGAGTATACGCACAGCACACGTATGGGGGTGCGGTCCTCGGAGAGAACTGCGTGTACGTGAGTCGAAATCGTGGTCGTTCGTCCGTCGATGCCGACGCTCACGACCCCGCTACCGATGGTAATCGACTGATCGCGACCGTCGCTAAAAGGGGCAATACTGTCCTACAATATCGTTCGATCGACGACCCGTCGGTCGTTGAGAACGATGGCTGAGAGGAGTAAGCCCCCTTCTGTTCGTCCCGGCATTCGGCTGAGCGTCCACGTCCCTGCCGGGCTACCGTGCGGCTCGCGCCGCGTGGCGTGGACTTGCACCGGTGAGGATTCGCCGTTCCATCCGTTCTCCACCCTCATCCCTCGACGGGTTAGCTCCCCGTTGCTTTGTCCGACCAACGGCCGTTTTGCGCGGGGTTCGCACGCTCGCGGCATGGGAGACGGCGGAGCCGTCTCCTTTCGAGGCGGTGAAACCGCCTCGCGCCGCTCGCGCCGAGGCGGTGGCGATGCCACCGCCCGCGTCGCATCGGTCGGGCGGAGGGGTCTCGTTGCTGTTCCAGCGCCGACGGTCTCCCGTCCCGGGGTTTCCCCGGTCACCTGCCCGGCGGTGGGGGGACTTTCCTCGCGTGCGCGCCTGCTGGTACGTGTGCGCCGGCAGGCGTGCCGCGGTGGCCAGGCTCTCTCTGCCGATTCACGATAGGCTGGCAACCATGAAAAGCGGTTCGCTCGTCACGTGAACCCGACCGTATCGGCGTCCGCGGCGGCGCGCTCGGTCGCCTCGTCGATGTCGAACTCCCGAACGAGGTCGCCGTCACGAATCAGCGGGGAGAGCAGCGGTTCACCCTCCGACTCGTGGTCGGCGAGGGCGACGTGATGGCCACCGTCGCCCGTTCGATAGACCTGTTTTTTCCCCGAGAGCTTGCCCCGTTTGGCGGCTGGTTCGCCGTCGATCTCGACGATGTCGAGCGCGAAATCCACCGGGTCCGCGTTCGAGACGTAGCCGCCGACGCCGAAGCCGGCGGCGTCGCCGCGGAGTTCGTGGAGCGAATCGGGATCGAGACCGCCGCTGACGAACACTTCCACGTCCTCGCGCCCGCGCGCGTCGAGTTCCCAGCGCACCTCGCGGATGATATGGCGGATGTCGCCCCGCCGGGAACTCGTCGTGTCGATGCGTACGCTGTCGAGGTTTTCGCCGAGCGCGTCGGCTGCGCGCAGCACTTCATCGACTTCGTCCGAGTAGGTGTCACAGAGCGTGATGCGGGGGACTGAATCGGCAACCGCCTCGTCGAAGGCTGTCCACGCTTCCTCTTGATTACCCTTGCCGAAGGCGATGACGAGCGCGTGGGGCATCGTCCCGCTCGGCTCCCGGCTGAGTAACTCGCCCGCGGCCACGTGCGAGAAGCCGTCGAATCCGCCCACGAGCGCGCTCCGCTCGACGACAGCCGCGATGGACGGATGAACGTGGCGCGCGCCGAAACTCAAGAGTGAGGAATCGGGGGCCGCCCGCCGCGCACGCAGCGCGTTCGTCGCCATCCCCGACGCCTGCGAGAGAAATCCCAGGAGAGCCGTTTCGAGCCGGGCGAATTCGAGATACGAACCTTCGATGGACAGCACGGGACCGCCGTCGAACAACCGGCCTTCGTGTAGGGCGTCCACGTCGATACCCCGACCGGCGAGCAGACGGGCGGCGTCGGCGACACCCGCGAAGACCTCGAACTCACCCGTTGGAAACTGGTCGGCCGTCACCTCGGCGACGACGTGAGGGTTTTTCCCGGCGTGGTCGAGCGTCTCGACGGTGCGCTCGAAGTAGGCGTCGGTCGCGCGGCCCTCGCGGATGGTCGCGGGCGAGATGACGTCGAACGGGTCGGACATGGGGAGAGTGGTTGGTCGGCCGGCAAAAACCATTCGTCACCCGCCCGCATGAACCGCGTCGAGGTCGCCCGTCTGCGGCGCATTGACGATGGTCACCGTATCGCCCTGTCGAGAAATCCGGAAGGCGTCGGCGAAGGGACTCGACCGCTCGACCTCCCAGACGCCCTGTCGGCCGAGCACGCGCTCGCCGCCCCAGTGGGTGAGTAGTTGGCGGTAGCCACGGACGAACTCACGAGCCTCCTGTGGGGAATCCCACGCGAGTTTCCAGACGTACCCGGTCCGATTGTCCTTCTGGTAGACGGCCATCCGGTCGCCGTCCCAGCCGTTCGTGTAGTCGAGACCGTACTCGAACGGGTCGGTTCGGTTGACGTTCCCTCCTTCGAGGTTGAGGAACGATTCGGGCGGGATGGCCGGCGACTGATTGTAGCTGTCGTAGATGGTGTAGCCGAACATCGCCGACAGCGCCGATTGGCCGAGCGTGGCGTAGTCCGGTCGGCCGTCGGGTCGCACCCGCTCCCAGCCCGCGGAATTCGAATCCCGGATCGTGAGGTTCGTCGGCGTGTCGTTGCCGTATTTCTCGGGGTGGATGATCTGCTCGGTGCTCTCGGGGACGTCCTCGTGGAGGGCGTTCACCCCGTCCCAGCCGGCGCGCTCGTAGACCGCATCGACGAACGCCGGCCCGTCGGCGTACGGGAAGTATTCGAGCGCGTAGACGCCGAGATGCAGGCCACCCCCGCCGCCACTGCCGCCAGCAGCACCGACATCGAGACAGCGCCACTGGCCGCCACAGTTGCCCTCGTAGCGGCGCTGGACGTAGTTCGCCTCGCCCTCGACGAGTCCGTTGCGGGCGTTGTAGCCGTCGCGGGTCGGCGGCGCGTTTCGCGAAAGGTCGAACTGCTGGTCCTGGAGCGCGTGGACCAGTTCGTGGGCGAGCGTCGAGCGCCCGAGTTTCGGGGTGGCGCTGTCCGAGACCACCACGATGGAATCGTTGCGTGGGCTGTAGTAGCCGAGGACGTTCTGATTACGGTTAGACTGCTGGACGGCCAGCGAGTTGTTCCCCTCGCCGATGAGGAAGAGTCCCTCGAACTTCGCGTTGTCGAAGGTGCGGAACGCCGCCGAGCGCGCCCCGCCGCCGGTCGCGTTCGGTCGGCCCTGGAACTCCTCGCGCGAGATGACCTTCACGGGAACGGTGCTCTCGAACTCCAACTCCCGAACGCGCTCGATGCGGGCCATCGTCCGGTTGACGAGCGCGGACTGTTCGCTCTCGTTGAGACCGTCTGCTCCGGTGACCGGGACCGACTCGTTGTACCAATACCCCCCTTCCCAGCCGAGAACGTCCTCGGGCGGGTCGGCGAGGTTCGTGGCCGGGGCGTCGGCGGTCGCGGTGCCGGTTCCGTCCGCCGAGGATCCACCCGAACCACCCGCCGAAGAGCCGTTCGAGCCGTTCGCCGCGGGACCCGCCGGCCCGTCGGTCGCGGCGGGTGTCCCCTCGCCCCCGAGCGAGAAAGGGGCGCTACAGCCGGCGAGGACGACGAACAGCACACACAGGAGGGCAGCGAGCGGTCGCATAGCACGAGGAGGGATGCGGCGGGCAAAAAAGGTCCGACTGGCGAAAGGATTTGTCGAGGCCGGGAGAACGGAGGATATGGAGTTCGATTCCGAGCGAACGGCCGTCGTGGTGGTGGACATGCAAGACGGGTTCTGTCACCCCGACGGCAGCCTCCACGCCCCGACGAGCGAGCGCGTCGTCGACCCCATCGCCGAACTGCTCGATGCGGCCCGCACGGCGGGCGCGTCGGTGGTGTTCACCAAGGACGTCCATCCCGAAGAACAGTTCGGCGACACCCACTACTACGACGAGTTCGACCGCTGGGGCGAACACGTCGTCGAGGGCACGTGGGAGACCGACATCGTCGACGGTCTCGACGTCGAGGCGAACGACCACGTGGTCGAAAAGCACACCTACGACGCCTTTCACGAAACCGAGTTAGCGGGCTGGCTCGACGCCCACGGCATCGACGACCTCCTGTTCTGTGGCACGCTCGCGAACGTCTGCGTGCTCCACACCGCGGGCAGCGCCGGCCTGCGCGACTACAGACCCGTGCTCGTCGAGGATGCCATCGGCTACATCGAGGAGGACCATCACGAGTACGCGCTCGACCACGCCGACTGGCTGTTCGGGGAAGTCACCGAGCGTGAGGATATCGAGTTCGTCTGAGTCAGTTCCGGAAGAGCCGGTAGGCTCCCTGGCCGGTGGCGACGGCTTTGCTCTCGCCGTCGGGTGCGTCGCTCTCGACGGTCACCGTGGAAACGCCGACGCTCGACCCTGCGCGGATCACCTCGGCGGTCGCCGTGAGGTCGCTGCCGGCGGGACGGAGGTAGTTGAGATTCAAATTGATGGTCGCCACGTCGTCGTTCATCGGGTCGTCGAGGAAGGGCCGGAGCGCGATGCCACCGGCGGTGTCGATGAGTGTCGCGGCGATACCGCCGTGGATGCGCGCTGGCGTCTCGCCGCCCTCGCCCGGCCGCGAGTTCGTCAGTTTCTCGTCGAACGGGATGGTCATCACGAGCGTTCCGTAGTCCATCGACTCGACTTGCGTGCCGAGCCACGAGAGATAGCCGTGGGCGTCGATGTAGCGCTGGAGCAGGTCGGTCGTCTGCTCTGGGATTTCGTCGCTCATGACGATGCGTGACCGGCGAACGGTTTGTACCCGTCGGTAGCGTCAACCGACCGATAGCCTCAGGCGAGCGCGGACCTTCATCCAGCCATGACCGACGGCCCGGAGTACGACGTCGATTTTCGCGCCCAGCCCGAACAGTACGACGTCGGCCGCGGTGAAGAGGGCGTTTTCAAAGTCGAGCCGTACAAGAGCGAACTGCTCGACCTGTGGGGGTACGCCGACCGCGAGACCGCCGACGAGGCGGGCGAAAGAATCTACGAGAAGTACCGAGAGTACCGCGAGCGCGAGGAGTTTCCGGGGATGGACATGGCGCGCAAGTACCTTCAGATGGGCTATACGCGGGCGATGCGATACGCGCGCTATCCCGGCGGGCAGAAATACCGTGATGGCAAAGAGCGCGACCCCGAGTTCTGGGCCGACCACGACAAGCGCGAGGCGGCCCTCGTCTACGAGGTGTGGTGGGAGATGGTCGAAGACGACGAGCGCTATCGGGAATTGAAAACACGCCACCGCGAGCAGTACGACTGAACGGCGCGAGCCTCAGTGCTCGTTCGTGTCGTCTTCCGTCTCGACCGACGTTTCGTCGTCGGCTGTCCCCTCCTCGGTCGGCGTCCGAACAGCGGTCCGGCGTCGGTCGGGACCGACCATCCGGGGGAAGACGAGTTCGAGGAACTGAACGACGACGACCATCAGTAGTGGTCCGAGGAAGATGCCGTACCAGCCGAATATCGGCGGACCGAGCAGGTACGCGAACATGATCAGCCCGTTGTGGAACAGCCGCCCGGAGAGGTACGGTCGGATGTAGGTGCGGACGAGGTTGTCGAAGACGAGTCCCATCAGCACGTAGAACAGCACCGGAAACCACAGCCGCGTCGGGTCGGTCCGCAGCGCGATCAGCGAGAGATAGGCGACGATGACGACGTAGACGATGGAGCGGCCGACGAGCGGCACGACCGTCGCGAGACCGGTCGCCACGGCCGCGAGAACCGGCTGTGGAATCGCGAGTCCCGGCGGCGCGAGGAGGTTGAGTGCGGTGTAGATGAGCGCCGAGAGGACCATGATGGCGAAGATCGTGAGCGTGTAGCCGAAGAACACCGAGTCCAGCCCGCGGTCGACCGCCCGGAGGTACTCGTCGGTGGTGGTCCCCTCGCCGACGACGTTCGCCCGGACCCAGCCGGCGAGTCGGTCCTCGTCGCGCACGAGGAAGAACACGAAGATCAGCGCGAGAAACCCGTTGTACGCCTGTGCGGCTGACGCCCCGACGACGCCCTGCACCCATCCGAGCGCCGACTGGACGGACGGGTCGCCGAGCAAATCGGTCGCCGCACGGTACAGTTGGTCGGGGGCGGTCGGAATCACTCCCGTATCGAGGCCGGGAGCGAGCGTTTCGAGCAAGGTCTCGACGTCCGCCGGCCGGACCGCCGAGAGCTGTCCGACTGCGACGGCGACGAGGAGCGCGAGGATCGTGACGAACGGCAGGACGATGACGAGCATCGTCAGCCCGGCGGTCACGCTCGGTGAGCCGATACGGGACCCGAGCCGCCTGTTGATCGGTCGTGCGACGTAGTAGAGGAAGACGCCGAAGACGAGCCAGCCCACGTAGGCATCGAGAGTCACGACCAGCACGGCCGCCAGCACGGCGGCGAACAGCCACCATCCGACCCCCGGACGAACCGGTTCGTCCGGGGGCCGATCTCCCTGCCCTTGCTCGCCCATGCGGACGTATTGACTATCTTAGTATTATGAGCATCGGTCGCGTCACTCTCAGCCGAGTCGCACCGGGTCGTTGCTCGGACGGAGTTCCACCGCTACCTCCTCGCCGACGGCGAACGCCCGGTCGGGACAGACGAGTTTCGCGCCGAAGGTCTCGCGGGCACAGAACAGCGACAGTCCGGTGATCGGGTCTCCGTCGACGAGGACCGCGAGACCGTTCCATTCGACGGTACGGCCCGAGGCATGGCCGATCTGTCGACCCAGCAACGATACCGGCCCAGCCCCGCCGCCGAACGCTCCCGCACCCGCGTAGTGGACGAGACCGCCGTCGAGAACCGCCCCGCCGTCGCTCGCGAGACCTACGAACCGCTCGCCCGGCGCGGGGTGAGCGGGTGCGTCGAGGACGGCGTAAGTCTCGCCGGTCTCGACGACAGTCCCCGAACCGTCCCACGCCAGCCCCTCGATGTCGACGTCGATAGTGAGCGGTTCGGAGCCGCTCGCCCGGTAGGGGTTCGCTTCGGAATCGCGGAGTTCGAGGTGCACGTGGTCGTCGACCCACGGCGCGAAAAAGCCCGCACGGACGAGTGTGCCCATCTCGTCGCCAATGTCGAGCGTGTCGCCCGGTTCGACTGCCGGCTCGACGTGGAGGATACGGGCGACGTGCTCGCCCGTATCGACGAGCACGAGATGATCGTTTTCGGCGGCATAGGGTTTCGGCGGTGCACGAACAGTACGAGTATCGAGCACCCTGCCGGCGACGGGCGCGGGGGCCGGCGAGCGCGTGCCGTCGGTGGTCGGGCCGAAGCCCGGGTTCGGGTAGAGATCGATGGCACAGCCCCAGTCGTGGGCGGCGTAGGGCGAGTTGTACAGCGAGAAGCGCCGGTAGTGTGAGAGCGCGTCCGCCGGGAGGGTGACGGCCATCGTCGATAGAAGGACCCGTGGGAGTTTATACGGACGGTTGTGGCTCCGTACCGCGATGCGAAGCCGAAGGGGTATCGACGGCGAAGTACTCCCGCGAGGGTTCCGCCGAAAGCACTCACGACAGCCCCAATACCCCTCCCGCTCGTAAATCGACCATGCGCGTCTTCGACGGCCGGACTGCGGACATCGAGGCGGACAGGGAGCGGACCCGGGCGATGTTCGCGTTCACCAAAGAGACCGGCGAACCGGCCGTGCGCGCGTGGGTTCCGCACCGACAGGTCGCCTTTGGCCGGCGCGACGCCCGCGCGGCGGGCTACGAGCGGGCGAAATCGGCCGCCGAGGAGCGAGATTTCCCGGCCGTCGAGCGCTCGGTCGGTGGCCGGGCGGTCGCCTATACTGGTTCGACGGTCGCGTTCGCACGGGCCGAACCCACCGACGGGCGGGAGATCCAGCAGCGGTACACGCGGACGACGGACGATCTACAGAGCGCCTTTCGCCGTCTCGGCGTCGAGGCACGTCCCGGCGAACCACCGGATTCGTTCTGTCCGGGGTCGCACTCGCTGCAAGCCGACGGCAAGATTGCAGGGCTTGCCCAGCGCGTCACGGGCGAGGGGGCGCTCGTCGCCGGCATCGTCCTCACCCGCGACGCCGACGAGATAGCAGGGGTGCTCGACCCCGTATATACCGCGCTCGACGTCCCGTTCGACCCAGGTAGCGTGGGCAGCATCGAACGCGCCGGCGGCGAGAGCGAGCCCGCGACCGTCGCCGACGAGATCGAGAGTGCGCTCGTCGAAGGCTATCGTGAATCCAACGGAAGCGACCGACAGGATTAGGCCCGCAGGCACGCCAGCGAAGGCATGTTGATTCGGGACGCGACGCTCGCCGACGGCCGCCGGCGCGACGTTCGTATCGAGGGCGAACGCATCGCCGCCGTCGGCCACGGGCTGTCAACGGCGACCGACGAGACGGTGATCGACGCCGACGGGAAGCTCCTCCTGCCGGGGATGATAGATTCACACGTCCACTTCCGCCAGCCGGGGTTCCCCGAAAAGGAGACGTGGGCGAGCGGCAGTCGGGCGGCGGCAGCGGGCGGCGTCACCACCGTGGTGGATCAGCCGAACACCCAACCGCCGACGGTCGATGGGGAAAGTTTCGCCGAAAAGCAGGAACTGGCCGCCGATTCGTTGGTGGATTTCGGCATCAACGGCGGTGTCACGCCCGACTGGTCGCCCAGAGAGCTGTTCGAGCGGCCGCTGTTGGCCCTCGGCGAAGTCTTTCTCGCGGATTCCACAGGTGAAATGGGAATCGACGCCGATCTGTTCGCGGCGGCCGTCGAGCGGGCCACCGAGCGGGACGTTCCCGTGACCGTCCACGCCGAGGACGCCAGCGAGTTCGACGAGAGTGTGTTGTCGAGTACGGAGACCACGAGCGCGAAAGAGCACGCGGACGCCGATGTGTGGAGCGCCTTTCGGACCGCGGAGGCCGAACTCGCCGCCGTCGAGCGCGCCTGCGAGGTCGGTCGAGAGGCGGGCGCACGGCTCCACATCGCCCACACGAGCACCCCCGAGGGCATCGATCGCGCGGATGAGTCGGGCATGACCTGCGAGGTGACGCCCCATCACCTCCTGCTCTCGCGCGACGACCTCGACGAACTGGGAACGCAGGGACGGATGAACCCGCCGCTGCGGAGCGAGGAGCGACGGGAGACTGTGTATCAGCGCGTCGCCGACGGGGTAGTCGAGATGGTGGCGACCGACCACGCGCCCCACACCCTCGCCGAGAAGGACACGGGGATCTGGGACGCTCCGAGCGGTGTGCCGGGCGTCGAGACCGCGCTGCCGTTGCTGTTGGCCGAGGCTCGTGCGGGAAAACTGAGTTACGAGCGCGTACGCGACCTCACGGCGGCGAACCCGGCGCGCGTGTTCGACCTGCCACGAAAGGGAGGCATCGAGGCAGGCAAAGACGCCGACCTCGCCCTGTTCGACCCCGACGAAACCCGCGAGATTCGTGGTGCGGATCTCCACTCGAAGGCTGGCTGGACGCCGTTCGAGGGTCGGGAGGGTGTGTTCCCGGAATGGACGATGGTGCGCGGAGAGATGGTTTACGAGCGGGACGAAAACGGGGAACGGTTCGGCGATGTACGCGGGGCGAACGTTCGGTCAGGCGAGTAACGTCGTTCCGAGTACGACGCCGACCATCACGCCAGCGCCGAAGCCCGCGATGCGAGCCATTGCCCGCCGGGAGTCGCGTTCGGTCCAGTCGGAACCCGCGTCGAGATAGCGCTGGAGCGCCTCGATAGCGCCGCCGGCGAGCACCGACCCCGACCAGCCGAGCACGCCGAAGCCGAGCGCGAGCGCGCCGACCGCGAAGGTCTGTGTGCTGGCAAAGCGAAGCGTCCGCAGGCCGGCGAGCACGACGAGTGCGAGACCTCCCACGAGAATGCCGGTCGCACCCGCCGTGGCGAGCAGTCGGATCCGCGGGCGGAGCCACGCGCGCGGCGTCATCCGGCCGACGACATCAGTCGATGGCCTCGCGCATCCGCGGGTCGAGCGCGTCGCGCATCCCGTCCCCGAGGAGATTGAAGCCCAGTACCGTGATGGCGAGCAGGAGACCGGGGAAGAACGACCACCACCACTGGCCCGTGAGTAGCCCCTGCTCAACACCGTTCGAGAGCATCAGCCCCCACGATGGCGTGCCCGTCGCCGCGCCGAAGCCAAGAAACGAGAGCGCCGCGAGATCGATGATGGCCAGCCCGAAATTGAGTGTGCTCTGGACGGTGATGGGCGCGAGGCAGTTCGGCAGGATGTGCCGGACGATGACCCGCGGGTCGGTCGCGCCGAGTGCGACCGTAGCATCGACGTACTCGTCTTCGAGCACCGCGAGCGCCGCGCCGCGGATGACGCGGGCGAATCGCGGGGTGTAGACCAGCGTGAGCGCGGCGACCGCCCGCCAGAGCCCGAGTCCGTCGGGGAAGATGGCGACCAGCGCGAGTGCCAACAGGAGCGAGGGGAAGGCGAGCAGCACGTCCATCGTTCGCATCACGACGTTGTCGGTGAGGTCGCCGAAGTAGGCCGCGACGATGCCGAGACCCACACCCGCGATCGTGGAGACGCCGACCGTGATCGTCCCGTAGAGCATCGCGTACCACGCGCCGTAGAGCACGCGCGGGAAGATGTCGCGGGCCTGGCCATCCGTCCCGAAGGGATACTCGAAGAAACC
This region of Halococcus sediminicola genomic DNA includes:
- a CDS encoding lipoate--protein ligase family protein, with amino-acid sequence MRVFDGRTADIEADRERTRAMFAFTKETGEPAVRAWVPHRQVAFGRRDARAAGYERAKSAAEERDFPAVERSVGGRAVAYTGSTVAFARAEPTDGREIQQRYTRTTDDLQSAFRRLGVEARPGEPPDSFCPGSHSLQADGKIAGLAQRVTGEGALVAGIVLTRDADEIAGVLDPVYTALDVPFDPGSVGSIERAGGESEPATVADEIESALVEGYRESNGSDRQD
- a CDS encoding DsrE family protein — its product is MNVVFHHTEDDPDFHARVTGNIENLLDDETVETDSVVLVSNGGGIALLTEDSPRRAAVEDLQKRGVAFKQCSNTLTGIDITESDLIDGVELVSSGVGEVARLEAAGYVYITP
- a CDS encoding acyl-CoA dehydrogenase family protein, which gives rise to MRFELTDAQCDLRDELREYARSEVVPRAGALDRNEEYPEEILADLGERRFTGLTLPEKYGGRGAGLVELVIAIEELAAAMMPVASALALHLGVATVVERFGSERLKAEYLPAMARFETVGALGLSEDHAGSDKLAMETRAERAGGRGDDWILNGHKRWVTNFFDADTVLTYAKTGPESDAPHNVSAFLIPTDEFAVETVWETLGARSVKSPKVSLSDVRVPAERLVGEEDEAYVERGRINTGVNVPARAVGIARAALDDTVAHVSGREQFGQSIGDFQGIRWRVGEMATRTDTARLLTLRAADRADRGEDASRESSMAKIQATEAAVTNTNEALQLHGGIGYTAERDVERYLRDARLLTIAGGPNELHRNTLADAVLGE
- a CDS encoding sulfite exporter TauE/SafE family protein — its product is MGTRESSIDVAQFIDNLTHFHYREVLMTGATFAAIATAIVLFPGTENITQGIQSDVSEGLFVLLVGVAVLAGTVMGMLGFGFSLIVTPVLVSVIDPTLAVVVLAVPPLIINVFQMGDTGTGIGFIREQWPLMILAIIGTVIGVVFLTQFSTGPLVPFLIGLIILAYVVFQVVENFVVIEEAHHPIALGAIGLVEGFLLAAANLGPVLPAYFHTFERDAEKYIGGLSMALGTIFATRIVLMTFFTDLMTPYRLWLGSIIAVVAIVGLLLGTYLRRIEIDEQKFTWFVIGLLFIISLNIFRNTIPALFL
- a CDS encoding DUF4385 family protein — its product is MTDGPEYDVDFRAQPEQYDVGRGEEGVFKVEPYKSELLDLWGYADRETADEAGERIYEKYREYREREEFPGMDMARKYLQMGYTRAMRYARYPGGQKYRDGKERDPEFWADHDKREAALVYEVWWEMVEDDERYRELKTRHREQYD
- a CDS encoding Hvo_1808 family surface protein, with product MRPLAALLCVLFVVLAGCSAPFSLGGEGTPAATDGPAGPAANGSNGSSAGGSGGSSADGTGTATADAPATNLADPPEDVLGWEGGYWYNESVPVTGADGLNESEQSALVNRTMARIERVRELEFESTVPVKVISREEFQGRPNATGGGARSAAFRTFDNAKFEGLFLIGEGNNSLAVQQSNRNQNVLGYYSPRNDSIVVVSDSATPKLGRSTLAHELVHALQDQQFDLSRNAPPTRDGYNARNGLVEGEANYVQRRYEGNCGGQWRCLDVGAAGGSGGGGGLHLGVYALEYFPYADGPAFVDAVYERAGWDGVNALHEDVPESTEQIIHPEKYGNDTPTNLTIRDSNSAGWERVRPDGRPDYATLGQSALSAMFGYTIYDSYNQSPAIPPESFLNLEGGNVNRTDPFEYGLDYTNGWDGDRMAVYQKDNRTGYVWKLAWDSPQEAREFVRGYRQLLTHWGGERVLGRQGVWEVERSSPFADAFRISRQGDTVTIVNAPQTGDLDAVHAGG
- a CDS encoding PaaI family thioesterase — its product is MSDEIPEQTTDLLQRYIDAHGYLSWLGTQVESMDYGTLVMTIPFDEKLTNSRPGEGGETPARIHGGIAATLIDTAGGIALRPFLDDPMNDDVATINLNLNYLRPAGSDLTATAEVIRAGSSVGVSTVTVESDAPDGESKAVATGQGAYRLFRN
- a CDS encoding nicotinate phosphoribosyltransferase: MSDPFDVISPATIREGRATDAYFERTVETLDHAGKNPHVVAEVTADQFPTGEFEVFAGVADAARLLAGRGIDVDALHEGRLFDGGPVLSIEGSYLEFARLETALLGFLSQASGMATNALRARRAAPDSSLLSFGARHVHPSIAAVVERSALVGGFDGFSHVAAGELLSREPSGTMPHALVIAFGKGNQEEAWTAFDEAVADSVPRITLCDTYSDEVDEVLRAADALGENLDSVRIDTTSSRRGDIRHIIREVRWELDARGREDVEVFVSGGLDPDSLHELRGDAAGFGVGGYVSNADPVDFALDIVEIDGEPAAKRGKLSGKKQVYRTGDGGHHVALADHESEGEPLLSPLIRDGDLVREFDIDEATERAAADADTVGFT
- a CDS encoding cysteine hydrolase family protein, with the protein product MEFDSERTAVVVVDMQDGFCHPDGSLHAPTSERVVDPIAELLDAARTAGASVVFTKDVHPEEQFGDTHYYDEFDRWGEHVVEGTWETDIVDGLDVEANDHVVEKHTYDAFHETELAGWLDAHGIDDLLFCGTLANVCVLHTAGSAGLRDYRPVLVEDAIGYIEEDHHEYALDHADWLFGEVTEREDIEFV
- a CDS encoding AI-2E family transporter — its product is MGEQGQGDRPPDEPVRPGVGWWLFAAVLAAVLVVTLDAYVGWLVFGVFLYYVARPINRRLGSRIGSPSVTAGLTMLVIVLPFVTILALLVAVAVGQLSAVRPADVETLLETLAPGLDTGVIPTAPDQLYRAATDLLGDPSVQSALGWVQGVVGASAAQAYNGFLALIFVFFLVRDEDRLAGWVRANVVGEGTTTDEYLRAVDRGLDSVFFGYTLTIFAIMVLSALIYTALNLLAPPGLAIPQPVLAAVATGLATVVPLVGRSIVYVVIVAYLSLIALRTDPTRLWFPVLFYVLMGLVFDNLVRTYIRPYLSGRLFHNGLIMFAYLLGPPIFGWYGIFLGPLLMVVVVQFLELVFPRMVGPDRRRTAVRTPTEEGTADDETSVETEDDTNEH